The following proteins are co-located in the Macrobrachium rosenbergii isolate ZJJX-2024 chromosome 26, ASM4041242v1, whole genome shotgun sequence genome:
- the LOC136852952 gene encoding uncharacterized protein, which produces MSRKIFQPNRSGLNSALEQVEEVLAKLKERVEANESHRREKETQPQFVDAQTSTTSLCPGYESRTNTKRKNTSVLISRRSSRLSSGSRSLRHKTNAKKNGGRTPEGSLSKHSQGNKIRRKERPNVSEEDRLSSCTDPSTRHMRRKRSSSFSELQHGSGRGSARDIVDGSRGSSREILRRVHSQEDTFNNIGNISWIPPLSQSSPGKSHQIDMSVSRTT; this is translated from the exons ATGTCAAGGAAGATTTTTCAGCCCAACAGAAGTG GTCTGAACAGTGCTTTAGAGCAAGTTGAAGAAGTATTGGCTAAACTCAAGGAAAGGGTGGAAGCAAACGAAAGTCATCGCAGAGAAAAGGAGACGCAACCACAGTTTGTCGATGCGCAGACTTCCACTACCAGTTTGTGCCCGG GTTATGaaagcagaacaaatacaaaaagaaagaacacTAGTGTGCTGATAAGTCGAAGATCAAGTAGACTTTCAAGT GGTTCCAGAAGCCTGAGGCATAAAACAAACGCTAAGAAAAATGGAGGCCGAACACCTGAAGGATCTCTGTCAAAACATTCCCAGGGAAATAAGATTAGGAGAAAAGAACGGCCCAACGTTAGTGAGGAAGACAGGCTTTCTAGTTGCACTGATCCCTCCACAAGACATATGCGTAGAAAGCGAAGCAGTAGCTTCAGTGAACTTCAACATGGGTCAGGAAGAGGAAGTGCTCGTGACATTGTAGATGGTTCTAGGGGTTCATCCAGGGAAATTTTAAGAAGAGTACATTCTCAGGAGGATACATTTAATAATATAGGAAACATATCTTGGATACCTCCCCTGTCACAAAGTTCACCCGGGAAGAGTCACCAAATAGACATGAGCGTAAGCCGGACCACCTGA